In Zingiber officinale cultivar Zhangliang chromosome 1A, Zo_v1.1, whole genome shotgun sequence, the DNA window AATAACAAAATTCCCCATCATAGacatacttgcataaaataaagggttaattaataaatctattacAACCTATGGAATTCCATATCTATGAAAACATTAAAAAGAGTTAATTAATAAATGATTTGTGAAGTTGACAAGGAAGGCAAAGTCACCATTGAGGTAATACGCCAGCAGGGAGTCATTGTTTCAATTGGCAGCATTGTGAAATCTGTCCAAGATGCTGTGAGTCACAGTTTCAATTTGTATATTCATCTGAGCTAATTATGATTCCTTTGTCCATAACATCCTAACCAGGATTGCAAAGTCACTGCATGATGCTAACTAAAATGAACATGATCCATGCCTATATTGACTCTGCAGATATTCTCTCTATATATCTATAGTTCAGAAACCAATTTTCAAGGCAAGGAAAGATAGATGTACTGGTTATCACTGAATTTTTTGGAAATCAACTAATTATGCTATAGTGTTCAGTATATCTATATTCTCTTACCTTGACAATGCTGAAACATATATAAGCCCTTTCTTATAAGCAATAGGAAGGGAAAATTCACCTTAACTCTGTGTCACACATGAAGGTTAGCTCCTCATAACTGCCAAAAAGAATGAAGATATGAGAAATTTTACACTAACAATGCAAAAAGGGCAAACATCTATAGTTTAGTTCTTCATTGTCCAAATGGCTTTGTATGGTGGAAGTTGTTGCCAAGGTCCTACTTTTGCTTCATTGGGGCTTGCTTCCCCGTACAATATCAAAGAATAAGAGGCTTTGGAAATTAGTCTATTACAaagaatgaattagattcatatgGTGATTCATGTATCTATGGCTCTGTTGTTGTTGCTTTCTGAACTAAAACTTGCTGATTCCTTGACTCAGTGGAGCAGCTCGGAAAATCCCTATAAAAATCCCTATAAAAGTTTTGATAGATCTATAATAacactaatgaaaagaaaaacacttCGTAAGAAACAAGATCTATGGAAGAGATTCTCTTTGACCAATTTCAGGACTATACTTCAATATTTCCCTAAATTATACTAAATGACAAAAAGAACATTGAAAAAACTACTAGGGTTAtctatttctctcttcttctttttttgttttgttaGCAAGATTTAGTTCAAAGTTAGACCGACGGAGTCTGTAattctcatactactaaagaCATCGTTCCACTTGTTCACAAGAACATTGAATCAATGAAGTCCAGCTGGATTCTTTTTAGTTTCTCTATCAAGCAAGGATAAAATAAGCCCTTTTAAATTCTCCCTGCAACCTTTGCTACTTGGAAAGTCTCTCTGACTCATGGACTAAAGTAAATCGATTGTAAACGCAGAAACTACACAGTGGCATTACCTCGAACGCTGAATGGACAACCTTCTTGGCGCGCTGAAACAGAGAGAGATTCCCTCTGCAAGAGTGTATGTGCTGGAACTGGTCAATGCCGAGCTTGCGAGTGACCTAGCCGAACTGGATGTAGACGAAATCGGAGTAGGGGAGGTTGACCTTGATGTAGCTGACGCCGTACCAAATGAGATAGCTCTGGATCTGGACACCCTCAGGGTTGGAGATGGAGCCGTAGCCGAGGAAGCCAGACACGTGCGGGGCGTAGTAGACGACGTACTCGAAGTCGACGTAGCACTCTCCGTAGAGATCGATGACGAAGTAGCCGTTGGAAGCGACGAAGAAAGACTTGACGGTGTCGGGGAGGATGCCAGGAGGGAGGTTGTACTCCTGGAGGATGTTGTAGACAGTGGAGCTGTTGGACGGCAAGGCCAACGATTGGGCAGTCACCGCCACGGAGAGGGtggaagggaagaagagagaaaggaggaggaggagggaggaggacatGTCGATCGGGAAGGAGAAACCCGACGGATTTGGGAAGGCAAGAAGGAGAGCTAAGTCTTTGACTGCGGAATATAAAAACAAGTGTTGTGGAAAAAAACATACCAAAATGCGAAGAAGGcttcctcttctcacccaaacggaggagttggaggagatgcagtGTGATtagacggagaagcaagggcatcgtgtcttgatcctgatcgggagaggaaggggcatcgatctaggaaggggaagagggagataaggttgagagagatggtcggaggtttaggtttaggtttaggctgagagagatggtcggatgaaGGGGcgggatataggtttaggtttggagggaacttcatagtgttgcaaattttggcaagtgggaaaattaaaatattttattttagtttattaacaccggattttaaaaaccgctgttaaaatcgatatctattaactggaaaaaaaggtgctcatagacatcgcctaaaaaaccgatgtctatgagcgaaaatctacgctcatagacaccagtttttggaaaaaccggtgtaaaatactcaaagacatcggtttttgcttaaaatcggTGTTGTtacaccgatgtctatgagagtttttgttgtagtgataattctaaagatgtttcgacgagaacatctatatgtgaagatcagtagtgtgcattttgattgtcttctgtgagatgattgagacacatggtcaccagtaggagtatatcgtggttccacaggagatagaggttgttaccgttggagtagacggagtctatagaagagactCGTAACTCCCTTTGTCGAGCTAGATACTACCGGAGGCTCATTGGGGGTTTTCCACgcgttgctatgccactgacatgcctgaccaggaaaggcgtgaagttcatgtggtacgaggactacgagaccagcttccaggagctgaagcggagattagtgtcggctccagttttgatttttaccttctggagaggatggattcgtgctctatatcgacgcatctcttcaggatttgggcactgttctgatgcagcacgagaggttagtctcctatgcttctcggcagttggaggagcttgagaagaactacccagtacatgacttgtggctggccgccattattttgccttgaagatttggtagTGTTATCTgtacggtgttacatttgagattctcactgaccataagagtctcaaatatctgttcacttagaaagaaacttaatctccgactaaggagatggatggaatttctGAAgaattacgattgtaccattagctatcatttggggaaaagctaatgtggttgccgatgcacttagccggaagtctagagggacttggcttgccaccgagttgtggttatagacttgattcagggtttctccgggtTAGACCTTGAAGAGCAGGGGCAGATAGAGCAGGGTATCCTTGTTACCGTGGTTGCTCAGTCGTTTGGACGAGGAGGCTTCATGGGAGCTCGAGGAGActatccgagcttgatacccccatctgttcacttgagatatgtgatttaatttactgttcaacatttatactcattacctattgttagtatttgctgatggtagataactaaatttggggaccaaatttttattagtgggggagaatgtaaaataccgaaaaatggcgaataatgatgagggaattttttggaatttttggaaattttttgagaatttttcggagctcgtatgagcgagtttacggggataaaaatggggcccaggaaagcctatttaggctaccctattttaaagaggaaaagtttaatttctccttttcttttattccttttcttttcctcttattccCGTGCCCTAACCCATGCGACGCCGTCCCCTTTCCGATCCCGACAGttcttccttcctcttcctctccgatCGAACGTCGGCCaagcttcttcttcccctctcttcctcctcgccaGCGTTTGAGCAAGAGTCGTCAGATCCCTCTCCCCTCCAACGACACCAACCATTGCTGCCCTTGTCGACACTGCAAATCGGCCATGAGATACTTGGGCCCGTCGCTTTTGCCCTAGTCTTTCCGCCGCCCCTCTCCGATCCCCACTGTTCTTCTCTTCTGCCCCTTCTTTCCTTGCTGCGGAGATCCTCAAATCGTGCCGACGATCGCTGAAGATTCCTATTCTCGTGCCCTAGTTGTGGGTTCACAGCCACCGCTGCCACACCTTTGCCCCTCACGGCGACTACATCTCATTGTTTCCCATCGGCCGATCTCCGACGCCACTGCCGCCGGCTTACTCCATGTTGTGCCCTAGTCTTGATCAACTGACCTCTTCGCCATCGTTGACCTAGGGTTCTGACGGCTAGTATTGAGACATCGCCGCACTGTATCCTTCGCTGGGAGTGCATCGCAACCATCGGCACTAGAACTCGTAGTGTTTCCTTGCTGGCACTCATAAGGTAAATTGCTGCCACTCATTTTGTGGAGGTTTTAGTATTTACTTAGTACTGATCTAGGTAATCTGGTTTGGGAATTAGCTGCAGCTTGTTGCGCTAGCCACAAGGAGGCAGCATTAAATTGAATTCCAACAATAGAAGACACATCGATGATTTCCAGCCGTGGCTTACACTGATCATGAGGCATCAGTGATTATCATCAGATTTGGTGAGTTTTAAGGTTGAAGTTATTGCTAGAATTAAAATGGCGGATTGTTGCTTAGAGGATTGATTAAGTTATTGGAggaattatgtgagttggattcaTGATGGAAATCTTATTGAATGGTTGATGTAGAAGGTCACATGATCATTTATAGGATTATGGGATTAGTATCATGATTTGTTATGATGGATTCTTAATTAAATTGACATTGTGATAAATAGAAGAGTTTATGAACGATATAATCATTTGATTGATTATAAAATGTAGAGTGTCACAGAAAGATTAAAGGATTCATTGatgatttgattagggttttccctaattaggttgagttgagattgagctaattgttgcatatgtaattagctaaattataatcatgtTATTTGCAGGACATTGATTCGGGACGaccacttcgacatagaggttgattagctcgatctacattggaggcgggtacctcttgacttatcttttatgatattgtcatttggatatgcatagtatattatagctacaagcaatgatcatgtttgcctttggtatgtcaaaatttgatacccatagcatgttctattttgtcgcttgttatgtatccatatttataccttgtgattattgccatgagtaccttaattcatagagtaagtgacataccatgctttactgagtttaggactagattctggatttttattatctgacatgtgtatatatatttttatgtccTACCTGATCTGTTTaactagaccttttgctttgatccatgtacattgttggtacatattttatggaggtggatatgttcaggacctaggttgttatagcatagaggacctgtataccctagatctgtggatttgacttacttgtactagggtacacatttatatatatatatatgtggatttagttcaggatattgtcatgcttagttcatgcaccattcgcatgattgcatgctgcgtgataggctgctccattattgtagagcatatcgccaattTCATCACTGtttggtgctccgttggtccactcatgggtagtgtgacgcaacgtggtagcacgtcagttttgctctattCGGTGGTCCGTTGGTCCACTCacgggtagtgtgacacagcgtggtagcacgtcagggatccctctccgtcatggtgtaccagtagatgagagcattgtgctccctcacttatgatttagggtaggagtatgtatgtactccgacagcatcccgtcca includes these proteins:
- the LOC122000396 gene encoding uncharacterized protein LOC122000396; the protein is MPLLLRLITLHLLQLLRLVKDLALLLAFPNPSGFSFPIDMSSSLLLLLSLFFPSTLSVAVTAQSLALPSNSSTVYNILQEYNLPPGILPDTVKSFFVASNGYFVIDLYGECYVDFEYVVYYAPHVSGFLGYGSISNPEGVQIQSYLIWYGVSYIKVNLPYSDFVYIQFG